Below is a genomic region from Lampris incognitus isolate fLamInc1 chromosome 2, fLamInc1.hap2, whole genome shotgun sequence.
TCAACCCGTTCGTGATTTATTCTCTCAaatcatgtgacacacacacacacacacacaaactcacggtGTGATTGCTTAAATTCAAATTCTTCAAATTGTGCTCTTGACTCTTGTCGACTTAAGTTTGTAGAATGTGAGAAAACTGTATTGCATGTGTGAACAGTTAACCATTCTTGAAAAGATGCAGTTAGTTTAGAGGGATGAGTGTAATAAGGTTTATACATTTTGTGAATAAAATTTTCCACATCTGCTGCTAACTTAGAAACTACACCCTTCGCCTTTgtcctgccttttttttttttttttgacatagtGGACAAAAACGCAGGtgtttggggcatccaggtaatgtagcggtctattctgttgcctgccaacatgggaatcgctggttcaaatccccgttacctccggcttggtcaggcatccctgccgacacattggccgtgtctgcgggtgggaagccggatgtgggtatgtgtcctggtcgctgcactagcgcctcctctgatcgggtGGGGCacggggaaatagcgtgatcctctcacgcgctatgtccccctggtgaaactcctcactgccaggtgaaaagaagcagctggcaactccacatgtatcagaggaggcatatggtagtctgcagccctccccagatcggcagagggggtggagcagcgaccagggtggctcggaagagtggggtaattggacaggtataattggggaggaaaaaaagtgggggggggggggaccaataaaaaaaaacaggtgtTTTAAAAAAGGTTTATTCAATCTCTCACCAGTCGTACAAACAAGGCTTCACgcgtacaaacataaaacatcacAGTTCGAAATATCACTGGTAAAAATCTTCTTTTACATATACTCAGTacaatttgttctttttttttgagaaatAAAAAAGGTGCTAGAGCAAAATACCATTTTTCAGCCACTTGTACACTGCAAAACAACAAAATCTAAAGTGTCTCAATGAAATGGTTTTGTTCCGATTCTTCGAGATTTTTCTTTGCCCTCCCAACCAAAAAATTGGAATACATATCTCAAAAACTAAAAATATACAAGCTAAAATTGTCCAAAGtgaattttggaaaaaaaaaatcttcccacATTTTGTCAGACCAGGGATCTGATGAAATCAACATAAATCAGAGGACAGTACATAGTGAACACTTCAGCTAATTATTGCCACTACTAAGGAGCAACTGCATACTGGTGTAAATCATAATGACATTGAATATGATTATTAAAATCGTAAATCCCATCTGCTACTAATCTCTAGCCCAGTCACCTCAAGCATTGCACTTGTCTTTAATTGTCAATGACCCTCAGTGGATACAAACCGGGTTTTAATTTAAAACTATGCAGGGCACAGATGCTTACCACTGGTATGCACAGTACTGGTATGCATAGGAGGAATTACGCCATAGGACGACTCACCCACAGGTACCATTAGTACCTTAGTAAATGACTATCTACAGCTGAAATAGGCCTGGCGAACATAGACTCACTGGTCTATGAAACCAACCAAGTTACATACTTAACAATATGAAACGGTTATGAGTCTGAATTTCACCGAGTCAAATGGCATCACTGTGATAAGTTCtaaagaaatccaaaaaaaaatcccacattGTAAACATATAGTCTAGAGTGGGTTCATTTACCTGTAGGCGACGATGGCCTTTCCTAACCTATGTTTCCATTATAAAACAAAGAGAAAGTTATCAGACATGAGCAATGACTCTAGGGTACGATAGACTGAAGAGGAAAAGAGCATTTCGGCAAAGTATTACTTCCAAAAGGTTGCCTCATGGAGACACAAGCGCGCATAGTTCATATCATGTGGTGAGAGATTTGGAAAGTGTTATTGTCAATACTAAGCATAGCAGTGTTCGGttaaagaagaaaataaaaagcACAGTTTATTTTGCATTTGAAAAATATATCATCGGAAAACGGACTGAAGTTACATATCAGTACATGAAAGATGAAGGAGATTAGTTAAAGTGACGAAGGTGTTGTCATGGAAAGAAACTTTCCAATAGCAAACCTCGAAACGACTAAGCTGTTTATTGCGTAAAGAAAAGCTTCCTCGTCACAGATGTCAAAGGTTACATCCCTTTTTTGATGTGTTTGGCTGGTTAAATGTAAagttaaaaaataataatgatagatAACAATATAAATTTGAGGTTTTGTGTGATATGTTTGAGTTTTTACACCGAGTTGTGTAATTATCCTGATGCCGAGCCACATTTTTCACACAAGAAACATACAGATAATGAAACATCCATGTTTAAAAAGTCTGCGTAAAATGTCCATTTTCCAATAAACTGAGGCCCAGTACTTGTCAGACCCATACCTTGTGTGCACCATTGTCTGCTTTACAATACTGCCCTCTGCTGTTAATTACTGGTAAAACAAGGAAAATAATGTATCGAATACCTTATTGAACGCGTTTCTATCACTTAGTAGCTGTTGTTCATTTCTTACCAAATGTACAACAGATGCTGGATAGTTTGACATGGGACAGTTAAACAACATGTAATGGTTAAAAATGATTAATCCTGAATATACCAAGACAAAGTGACAAAAATGTAGAGACAAGCATAGACTTCAGATTAGCCCAGTTTCCATTTACAGACACATTATCTCCTCTAACACGCATACATTCGTGCTTTCACCCAAATGCATCGAAAACATTAAAAAGGATCCTTGTTAGATTGTCATtttaaagctagctagctaaaacagGTCTGAAAAAGATCTTTTTTGCCCATAAAATTATAAATCTATCATGTATTCATTATAACAACACTAGAGTTTTCCAACTTTTGAAATCAATGGAGTTAAGATCATGATTGGGTGTGATTATTCAGAGTGACATTTGTTCCTATTTTGGCACGACAGGGCAGGTCAAAGCCCATATGTGCACACCCATTCCTCCCATGTCGTGAAACGACTGTCTTTTGTCACACAAAGCAGAGTGTGGTGTAACTTAACACTGTGTACAGCAATGCTCGGCTTTCTGTACAGCAGCTGCTTACCCATGAGGCACGACAGCTTTGTCGTGTGATCGTTATTTGTTTCAGTACGGTGCATTGTGAGTCGTTTTGGCTGGAGTGTGTATAATACACTACAAACGTGGTGACACACGTAAAATGTAAATGCAAAAGGTAAACTCTACCTCTTAACTACACAGAAGTAGACTAAAAATTTAATACTCTTGCAATAACTAGACCGTCAGGTCCTGTTGTCACGAGCTTCTTCTGAGAGTCTGTGCAATTTAATTTAAAcgttcttttttgttttactcTTTTGACTACAGGTTATTATCATTGGCGATATCTGTTTTCACAGCATCTCTCTCACTATCCTCCCCAGATACTTGtaatcaaaacaaaaaacaaaaacttgcaAGTCCCTCTCCATACTTTCAACACTGATCTGCTGGTCCTTCATATAACTCTGCTACCTCACCATAGCCGAATATTTAACATTTAAATGGCACGGGCAGCTATATCTAATGAAACATGATGTTTTGTTTATGTTAATGTCAAGCCATTAAGATGGAAAGCAATGCGAGTTTTTGGGGAGAGCATGTATGTCTTCAGTACTATGATTAAACAAACTGTGTCTCTAGGCCTCACTTGGACCCAAGAAGACtccagacagaggcagagaaaaAAGTTTGATTAGCTTTtgagcgtgtgtgtatgtgtgtgtgtctttgtttgggcAAGTCTGTAAACCATAACGGCAGCTCAAGCCCCTGAGAGTAAAATCCTTATTGATTGTCTTTCAGGCTTTCTGTCTATCAGTCCCCTGCCTCTACTCCTGaaaatgtgtgcatttgtgctttTGGGGGACTAGAGTTTACCAAAGGCACATTCAATACTGAAGCTATTGTAACGTCACAGAAAAGGGTCCCTAGAATATGGCATGTCTGTGCCGCTGTATAGAGCTCCACGGGTTTGTGCAAGCATACATATTAGCCTCTCTTGCTGTGTGCAGTGTAAGACTTCTGCATATGTAACTCAAgactgtgtgttgctgtgtgtatttAAGTGTGCATCTCCCCTGAAAAACAATCCATACTCTCTACACAGAGTCCTCATCCATCTTTGTGACATCGTCCAATGTGACAGCGGCTGGTGTGCTGctctcctcttcttctactgAGGGTGGAGGAGGGGCTATCATGGATTCGCGCTCCTCCTTGggctcctccctctctcgcttctcttcttctttcttctcacGGTCAAGCAGGTGGTAGTTGATGCCCATTCCCACGAAGAGGAAGATGCTGGCGACCATGAGGATGATCCCACAAGTAATGTACGTGTAGTCATAGTGCTTGTAGTAGTCATAGAAACTACCTGAAAGTGGACAAAGAAAGACAGCAGATTTAACATTTAACAGTTCTCTTGGCAACTGGTATGTTATGAATAAGACATTTTTAGCACTAAATTGCTTTGTATTGCTTACttgaataaaattaaataaataaaatgttagaTTAAAAACAGCTGAATCAAGAGAACCTTACTTAGGAGAGGGTGGGGAGTGAGGGAAAAAGTCACCAAGCGTCTAATTTAACAACATTCAGACCATACCCCTCTACCCTGGCCTCGAGATATATATGTAGAaagttttgtgcgtgtgtgtgtgtgtgtgtgtgtgtgtgtatatataaaactttTTTAGACATTATAAATAAAAACTTTCTTTTCACGGAGTCTATCTTACTTGTTAGTGGTGGCCCCAGAAGCACAGGTGCACATTCAACAATAGTGACCAGGCCCACGGCTGAGGAGAACCTCTGTGCCCCCACCAGGTCCATCAGTGTCTCAAACAGAACTGAGCTCAGCCAGCCAAATGCAAACCCAAAGAAGATGGCGTAGATCACAAAGCCAGTGTAGTCCACTGACAAAGGTGCCAGTACATGGCACACTCCATTGTAGAGGACTGCGGTGGCAAAGAAGTACTGTATCCGGGGCCGGACCCACTTGGTGTTGGCTAGGAGGCCCATGGAGGGCCGGGCAAACATGTCAACAAAGGCCAGTATGGATAGAAGGAAGGCTGCCTTCTCCTTGCTGATGTCCTTGCTTTTGGCGTAGTTGGAGAGGAAGACAAGTGGTGCAAATAGGCCGAAGAACATGATGACGTTGCCCATTAGGTAGAGCAGGAAGCCACGGTGTTTGAACAGTGTCAGGTCAATGAAGGAATTGATGGTTTGCAATACTGTTTTCTTGGGCTGTGGCTCAACTGCACCATCAGCCGCAATATTCTTGCTCTTCTCCAAGTCGCTATTTGCAGGCTGAGGTTTGGATCCGATGGGGCGCATGAGGGAGCCAGCCACACAGCAGTTGAGCAGCAGCCCTCCCAGTATGAGGAAGCTCCCCCTCCAGCCGAACTCATCAAACAGCCAGGAATTGAGAGGAGCCAAGGTGGACAGGAAGACTGGGCTGCCAGCCATTGCGATACCATTGGCGATGGGGCGACGCTTGAAGAAATATTTACCAATCATTGTGAGGGCCGGATTCAAGTTGAAAGCCAGTCCCAGACCTGGATAGAGAATGAGGGACAGGAGCAAGGAATGGAGGAAAACATAGGGAGGGAAGCAtaaggagagatggaggggtgtGGAAGTAATTAGGCCAGACCTGACACAACCATGAGGGTGGAATGAGTcttaaaatgcatgtcttttaatGCGATATCTCATCACATGTGACCTAGAATGCTATACTGGGTAAACTATATCTGGTATATTAAAGCTTGAAATGGGTGAACTGCTGACCTCCCACCACTCCAATGAAGAAGTAAAGCTGTTGAACGGTGTTGCAGAAGGAGGCAGAAATCAGCCCTGCCCCTGACAAACAGCCTCCCAGTAAGATGATTGGCCGACTGCCAAACCTGTTCACAAGGATACTGCTGATTGGACCTGAAGAGAGCAAAGGGAGGGCCAAAGAGAGTAGAAATAATAGATGCATTACTGGAAACCATAGTAGGTAGTATAAGACTTCAGCAAAGACCAACGGATGTGGAATGTGAGTATATTATTGGACAAACTCAGTATAGTCAGTGAAACTTGTAAATTGGCCAAGACACACGAGTTCACAAATAAGCTattcaattaaaaataaattaaaaaaatttaaaaaaaatcacacaactGACAACCAGCTGCTTAACAGCAGGTGGCGCTACAGTGCCAAACATAAAACATTTAGTACATTTAGTATGTACAAGCTCTGGTTGCATAGACTGGGCATTGTGGAACACTTAAGGAAGGAAACTAGAGGCATGGTGGCGCGTGACTCTAGAGTGAGATTCCATTGGAAAGAGACACACATGCTCGTCTGAGGAGAGGACAGTGCCTAGGTTGGAAAGGAGGGGGATGGGAGCAGAAAAAGTGTCAAGAGAGTGAAATACAGACTAAATAAATTCactgaagaaaagagaagagaagaaaagaagagaaggaTTGACCTATAATCATAGTTTATTACTGATGACAGAAATTGTTATATAGCCAGCAAGCATTGTCTAAAGAGAACCAGTATATAAGTCACCACCATTCAAGTAAGCCGTGCCTCATTGCCACTCTTTAGTGTAATGGCAGTTGGAATCACTTTCCTCTTAAGTGTGTCAAGACTAAAACTCTTAAACAGAGACATTTGTGGTCTGCCCCTaaaaacacagacatgcaaaatGCTTGAGTTTACACACATTGTTTTCCTCTCAGACACAGTGACGTTGGGGCCACCTTGGTAATATGATCTGTCTGGTTGTGTAATATGTTGAGAGTCTGGCTGTGTAGCACCAAGGGCCATCTTGGTAGCTTGTCATGCTTAGGGTGAAGAGCTTCCAAATTGCAGTCAACAAGAATTTACAAGTACAGCACACTAAATTTAGAGTGGAACTACTTTGCTTTAGTACTTATTGtgacacaaatacacacttgtagtggttatggggctacataataatcctctacacactcacacacgacaTACAAGGTAAACTAAGGTGAGATCTATGGTTCTGGGTCGCGGTGATGGTGGGGCCTATggcatagcatatgatttatacTACtgtagaagatgtaaagaaaactATAGATTGTTATCGCTATGCCGCAAACTAGATGGCAATGTTATGCATACTACAACATAGCATGCACACAAATCAGGCGCCAAACAAAGAAACTGCGTTCACACTCCCCTACATTCACTAGAAACAAAGGCAGCGAAGAGAAGATTTGCAATAGAAATGGCTTTGCTAGATAACCAAAAAGAGCTTATTTTGTTGACATCATTAAGAAGGACAAGGAGATGGTTTTTGTGAGACCACTAAACATGTTTAAGTAGGACGACGGGGAATTGGCCACGTTTATTTGCGTTTTAATTTGTTGATAATATGAAAGACGGATGAACTGCAAGGTGCTGGGCACTGGAAACGCGTAGCAGGAAAGCAGCTCAAATGAACCAATCACAGCTCTTGCCATGTCCACGTAGCCTGTGTAGCCTCAATGCAGTTAAAATGTTGAGGAGTTGATCAAAGGCTATGGCAGACCCCGTGCGTAGCTACAGAGACTGATGTAACCTGCAGCCGAGTCCCACGGTCACATTGACACAGAACCATAAATCAggagtagtgtgtgtgagtgtgtgtgtgtgtgtgtgtgtgtgtgtgtgtgtgtgtgtgtgtgtgtgtgtgtgtgtagcacagACACATAGCCTCAAAGCTATGAAATGCTTTATGCAAGTCGGTGCCAAGAAGTAAATAAAAGGCAACTCAAACAAGGGATGGAATGAGTCTGCAtcaactcaacacacacacacacacacacacacacacacacacacacacacacacacacacacacacacacacacacacacacacacacacacacatacaaggatCAAGACACTTGTGCatgcacacagagacacaaatcAGCTGTGACAGTCTTTTTTGCGGTCTGGCGATAGACAAAGGGGGCAGTGATTAGTGTTCTCTGAGATATTACATAAACGGTTTATCCCCCTCCTGCCTCTTCCATCATTCCTTCTTTCTATAAGAGCGAGAGAGGCAGGGGCCAAGTGGAGAGGGTGAACGGCAGCCCCCAGCTCTACAGACACCAGCAACAAGGGATAACACCATTTACTAACATGAGGAATGAACGTCTTGAAAATTTGCCGCTACAGAAAATTTCTCCACTTGTTGTATTAATCTTTCAAAGTGATTTCCACATTTTCATCTTGCAGTGCTCAATAGTGCTATGAGAACCTCATATTGGTCTTTTTCGATTTTTCTGCCATTTCATGAATAAAATTCACATTCAGAAATGTTATGACTACATAATTGAAGACAAAAAAGACCCAGAGAAATGTGATGAGTCAGTCTCGAGTCTGTCCCATGTCCATCCTCAAAGTCCCTTAACTGTGTGTCGTTTTCACCACCTTTCTCAggcttttttttgtggcttttttcatcctctttttctctccaattgtacttggccaattatcctattttctgagctgtcccggtcgctgctccaccccctcagtcaatctggggagggctgcagactgccacatgcctcctccgatacacgtggagtcgccggccacttcttttcacctgacagtgaggagtttcgccagggagacatagcgcatggaaggatcacgctatcccccccccccccagtgccccGACCaaacagaagaggcgctagtgcagcgaccagaacacatacccacatccggcttcccacccgcagacacggccaattgtgtctgtagggatgcccaaccaagccggcggtaacacgggtactcgaaccggcaatcccccatgttggtaggcaacggaatagaccaccacgccacctggactcaGGCTATCCTCTAACCCATTCATTTCTTCTCTAACAATGCTCTCACTTATCTCATACACTTAAAGGTAAAAATATCAACATTCCAGTAGCTGCTAAAATCCTTTTCCCCGCTGAATGTATTACACAGTTTGGGAGGCCAGCAGCAGCTTTGATAAGTCATGCATGAAACAAAACAGCTCACTGGAAGTCACGGCATGAGCCAATTATGTTTTAAAGGCCAATTGGCTTTCATTCATTTGCTCTATCAGAGGGTATCTGAACGAATGACATTCAGCTGGCCACTTCACACCTGGTCATGTCAACATAAAGTGAGAAGTATAAACACATCTCtataggcgcacacacacacacacagacacacacacacataaacacacacacacacacacacacaagctgtctCTCTTTGGGCAAGAAGCCAACTAGGTCTGTTCTACCGTCTACATTTTAATCATGCCCACAGATTACCATGCCCACAGATTATCATGCTCACAGATTAAGATGCGTGCTCTTGAGCTGCAATAGCAACAGGAGATTTGAACATTATTTAGCATCTACGGTATGAGAATCTGAGCTGCCACTTAAAGTTTCTCACTAACAGTGCCTCGGAGACCTTTATAAATGGGATGATCGAGGAGACGCCGGTCAATTGTTCTGCCTGGGTCTGCCATCTTATTCGAAGAGGACCCGGTCAATCTTACATGCAGTAACAAAGTGGGACTGAGTGCAGTGGCTTGTGAACCATTTTCACTGGATTTAGCTCAGTGTCTCGCTTTCATTTAAAGAACACTAAAGAGCATGTCAAGGTTCATAGTTAATGGCACAAACCAAGGTTCAAAGGGCTGTTAGAATATCTACACACCAGGTCAGCAGTTTAACTTTACTTCTACAAGCCGTATTCAAGTCTGGCCTTCAAGGCATATGTTGAAATTTTGAATTTCGTACTTTAGCACTTGCCAGAAAATTGATTCTTGGACCAGGAAAGCTGGTTTCTATTTCTATGCTTACATTTGTATAAAAATGCTTATGCAATTGCTGAGACACAGTAAAAACACCATTAaatttatccaaaaaaaaaatgtttgcattCATATTTTTCTTCTTTAAAAATGACTTCATCTTATTCTGTATTTCTCATTAATGTCTTCTTATACCTTTTGTAAAGCATTCTGAATTGCTTTGTATACGAAAGGTGCTACACAATTAAAATTGCTTTGCTATTTAGTCTAAAAAGTGGTTTTCAtattacttttttttgggggggggggcgtatttTAAAACAATTTATGTGGTTTTGTATCACCCTCAAACTCATTGCAACACATATAGCGCCATGTTTTTTAAGATGAATCACTCCCCCCTTTTTTGTCTGCAGAGTTTCCTGGTTTCCTGTCCAATGTTGAAAGGCTGTTATTGTTAGTCAGCTGTCCCTGCCGTCATCTGAATTTTTAAAATGAATGGGCTTGTGCAGTGGGTTAGTGCGTCTACGCATGGGTCCGTGTGTACGTGCTACACCTCATgtctcatcagtgtgtgtgtggttctgctTTTTCCAGCAGTCTTACCACCTCACTCATACCATAAGCAGGCACGATGACATCATCAAATGGCAACTTGCAGAGGCGTGCAATCCTGACAGCACCGAGTGGTAGGC
It encodes:
- the LOC130108307 gene encoding monocarboxylate transporter 1-like is translated as MPPALGGPVGYTPPEGGWGWAVVMGAFVSIGFSYAFPKSITVFFKEIEVIFEATPSEVSWISSIMLAVMYAGGPISSILVNRFGSRPIILLGGCLSGAGLISASFCNTVQQLYFFIGVVGGLGLAFNLNPALTMIGKYFFKRRPIANGIAMAGSPVFLSTLAPLNSWLFDEFGWRGSFLILGGLLLNCCVAGSLMRPIGSKPQPANSDLEKSKNIAADGAVEPQPKKTVLQTINSFIDLTLFKHRGFLLYLMGNVIMFFGLFAPLVFLSNYAKSKDISKEKAAFLLSILAFVDMFARPSMGLLANTKWVRPRIQYFFATAVLYNGVCHVLAPLSVDYTGFVIYAIFFGFAFGWLSSVLFETLMDLVGAQRFSSAVGLVTIVECAPVLLGPPLTSSFYDYYKHYDYTYITCGIILMVASIFLFVGMGINYHLLDREKKEEEKREREEPKEERESMIAPPPPSVEEEESSTPAAVTLDDVTKMDEDSV